In a genomic window of Urocitellus parryii isolate mUroPar1 chromosome 2, mUroPar1.hap1, whole genome shotgun sequence:
- the LOC113187923 gene encoding OX-2 membrane glycoprotein-like isoform X1, producing the protein MERLVFRKPFCHLSTYSLIWGMAAVVLCTAQEEVVTQDEKLLLNTPASLRCSLQSAQEALIVTWQKKKAVSPENMVTYSRSHGVVVQPAYQGRVNITELGLQNSTITFWNTTLEDEGCYMCLFNTFSSGKISRTACLTLYVQPTVFLHYNFFEDHLNITCSATARPAPMISWKVAGSGIENSTESLLHPNGTTSVTSILRVKDPKSQVGKEVICQVLYQGTVTEYKQTVNKGFWFSIPLLLSIVSLVILLVLISILLYWKRHRNQDRAFHKPAAHLRDCEIVQYDHSLNSTSYVILP; encoded by the exons ATGGAGAGGCTG GTATTCAGGAAGCCCTTCTGTCATCTGTCCACCTACAGCCTGATTTGGGGCATGGCAGCAGTGGTGCTGTGTACAGCACAAG AGGAAGTGGTGACCCAGGATGAAAAGTTGCTGCTGAACACACCTGCATCCTTAAGATGTTCTCTGCAATCTGCCCAAGAAGCCTTGATTGTGACATGGCAGAAAAAGAAGGCTGTAAGCCCAGAAAACATGGTTACCTACAGCAGGAGCCATGGGGTTGTGGTCCAGCCTGCCTACCAGGGCAGAGTGAACATCACCGAGCTGGGACTCCAGAACTCAACCATCACCTTCTGGAACACAACGCTGGAGGACGAGGGGTGTTACATGTGTCTCTTCAACACCTTTAGTTCTGGGAAGATCTCGAGAACAGCCTGCCTCACCCTTTATG TACAGCCCACAGTATTCCTTCACTACAATTTCTTTGAAGACCACCTAAATATCACTTGCTCTGCCACTGCCCGCCCAGCACCCATGATCTCCTGGAAGGTTGCTGGGTCAGGGATTGAGAACAGTACCGAGAGTCTGTTACATCCTAACGGGACCACATCTGTCACCAGCATACTCCGTGTCAAAGACCCCAAAAGTCAAGTGGGGAAGGAGGTAATCTGCCAAGTGCTGTACCAGGGGACTGTGACTGAGTACAAGCAAACTGTGAACAAAG GCTTTTGGTTTTCAATTCCACTCTTGTTAAGCATTGTTTCCCTGGTAATTCTTCTGGTCTTAATCTCAATCTTATTATACTGGAAACGTCACCGGAATCAGGACCGAG CATTCCACAAGCCAGCTGCCCATTTAAGAGACTGTGAAATTGTCCAATATGATCACTCATTAAATAGCACTTCCTATGTTATACTCCCATGA
- the LOC113187923 gene encoding OX-2 membrane glycoprotein-like isoform X3 gives MERLVFRKPFCHLSTYSLIWGMAAVVLCTAQEEVVTQDEKLLLNTPASLRCSLQSAQEALIVTWQKKKAVSPENMVTYSRSHGVVVQPAYQGRVNITELGLQNSTITFWNTTLEDEGCYMCLFNTFSSGKISRTACLTLYVQPTVFLHYNFFEDHLNITCSATARPAPMISWKVAGSGIENSTESLLHPNGTTSVTSILRVKDPKSQVGKEVICQVLYQGTVTEYKQTVNKGFWFSIPLLLSIVSLVILLVLISILLYWKRHRNQDREP, from the exons ATGGAGAGGCTG GTATTCAGGAAGCCCTTCTGTCATCTGTCCACCTACAGCCTGATTTGGGGCATGGCAGCAGTGGTGCTGTGTACAGCACAAG AGGAAGTGGTGACCCAGGATGAAAAGTTGCTGCTGAACACACCTGCATCCTTAAGATGTTCTCTGCAATCTGCCCAAGAAGCCTTGATTGTGACATGGCAGAAAAAGAAGGCTGTAAGCCCAGAAAACATGGTTACCTACAGCAGGAGCCATGGGGTTGTGGTCCAGCCTGCCTACCAGGGCAGAGTGAACATCACCGAGCTGGGACTCCAGAACTCAACCATCACCTTCTGGAACACAACGCTGGAGGACGAGGGGTGTTACATGTGTCTCTTCAACACCTTTAGTTCTGGGAAGATCTCGAGAACAGCCTGCCTCACCCTTTATG TACAGCCCACAGTATTCCTTCACTACAATTTCTTTGAAGACCACCTAAATATCACTTGCTCTGCCACTGCCCGCCCAGCACCCATGATCTCCTGGAAGGTTGCTGGGTCAGGGATTGAGAACAGTACCGAGAGTCTGTTACATCCTAACGGGACCACATCTGTCACCAGCATACTCCGTGTCAAAGACCCCAAAAGTCAAGTGGGGAAGGAGGTAATCTGCCAAGTGCTGTACCAGGGGACTGTGACTGAGTACAAGCAAACTGTGAACAAAG GCTTTTGGTTTTCAATTCCACTCTTGTTAAGCATTGTTTCCCTGGTAATTCTTCTGGTCTTAATCTCAATCTTATTATACTGGAAACGTCACCGGAATCAGGACCGAG AGCCCTAG
- the LOC113187923 gene encoding OX-2 membrane glycoprotein-like isoform X2, giving the protein MERLVFRKPFCHLSTYSLIWGMAAVVLCTAQEEVVTQDEKLLLNTPASLRCSLQSAQEALIVTWQKKKAVSPENMVTYSRSHGVVVQPAYQGRVNITELGLQNSTITFWNTTLEDEGCYMCLFNTFSSGKISRTACLTLYVQPTVFLHYNFFEDHLNITCSATARPAPMISWKVAGSGIENSTESLLHPNGTTSVTSILRVKDPKSQVGKEVICQVLYQGTVTEYKQTVNKASSCDFPFSTFNIHRLLVFNSTLVKHCFPGNSSGLNLNLIILETSPESGPRALEEPRGTLKDFP; this is encoded by the exons ATGGAGAGGCTG GTATTCAGGAAGCCCTTCTGTCATCTGTCCACCTACAGCCTGATTTGGGGCATGGCAGCAGTGGTGCTGTGTACAGCACAAG AGGAAGTGGTGACCCAGGATGAAAAGTTGCTGCTGAACACACCTGCATCCTTAAGATGTTCTCTGCAATCTGCCCAAGAAGCCTTGATTGTGACATGGCAGAAAAAGAAGGCTGTAAGCCCAGAAAACATGGTTACCTACAGCAGGAGCCATGGGGTTGTGGTCCAGCCTGCCTACCAGGGCAGAGTGAACATCACCGAGCTGGGACTCCAGAACTCAACCATCACCTTCTGGAACACAACGCTGGAGGACGAGGGGTGTTACATGTGTCTCTTCAACACCTTTAGTTCTGGGAAGATCTCGAGAACAGCCTGCCTCACCCTTTATG TACAGCCCACAGTATTCCTTCACTACAATTTCTTTGAAGACCACCTAAATATCACTTGCTCTGCCACTGCCCGCCCAGCACCCATGATCTCCTGGAAGGTTGCTGGGTCAGGGATTGAGAACAGTACCGAGAGTCTGTTACATCCTAACGGGACCACATCTGTCACCAGCATACTCCGTGTCAAAGACCCCAAAAGTCAAGTGGGGAAGGAGGTAATCTGCCAAGTGCTGTACCAGGGGACTGTGACTGAGTACAAGCAAACTGTGAACAAAG CTTCCTcttgtgattttcctttttctaccTTCAATATCCACAGGCTTTTGGTTTTCAATTCCACTCTTGTTAAGCATTGTTTCCCTGGTAATTCTTCTGGTCTTAATCTCAATCTTATTATACTGGAAACGTCACCGGAATCAGGACCGAG AGCCCTAGAGGAGCCACGCGGAACCCTGAAAGATTTTCCCTGA